gTATCTTTAAGTACCTTTTCAAATATATCTGCTTTCAGCCAATGAGGCAATCTACAGTTTTCATCGCTTGTAGACATTGTCACTAAGATTATCTTGAACAAATAACTTAATTGTCTTCAAGTTGGTTTTCCTCATACAACTGCTAAAACGTACCCAAAATACCGGTATATATAGCTTTTGACTTTACTCAAAACAGCTATCAGAAAGCTTTTCCCACTTGTgtgtatttcataaaaatattaaatagcaCGATGTAAGAAAAAGACGGCAATATCAAAACCAGTAAATTTTGCTATAGGGTATCTAGCTAGCAGTTCATGCAATTCATAATCTCAAATCGAGCTAAtgtcatttaatatattagaGTCAAGTCAACATAACGTGTTACTTTCAGTCGTTCATCAGTCggaaatttttctttaaattattcttgaatatattttattattcgtCGCAATGAAACTCTCAAAAAAAACTATACTACACgtatactatattatataaaaagagTATTCTGTAGCGAGTAAgcttcaataaatatttttttattgtttgttttgatatGGTGATTCCGATTCTTAGaaatcatatatgtatatacactaGGGCGTAGGCAGATGGGAGGACAGCACTTGCCCCCCCTACACTCTGGCTAACAAAGCACAATTGAAACTCTGGATCTTTCATTGATTGAAAGTTGAAAGAATGAAagcaatgctttcaaataccaaaaatatttttgagaaattaaggtaaattgaatgaaatgtattttgaattattttattaattgtataaaacatacctaaaataacacttatatAACTCGGAAATTTTCAaacagtttgtttaaaaatctcCATAGGTTTTAGACAGGGTTTGTggtgatattataaaaaaaatttgtttggccCCCCTTTCGCTCAAAGCTGAATGCGCCCttgtatattcatatttatgttCTCTGTTCAGCTCTCAGTCTTTCCTTCTTTTCTGATGCCTTCAACAAACTTCGTTGGCTATaggaaataaattgtatagaTTTTGATGGTGTGACTgaacttaaaataatcaaCGCATTGAACAGTCTATcgcttgtttatttatttattccccAGCAAATAAATTCGTTATCATCTTCAATGCAGTCTACACGTAACATTAGCTTATTAATACTTGTGAAAATAATCTTGAAGTGATAATAAAGTGTTTGATTAGGTTTTGCGCTACCAACATTTGGAGCATAAAAGcgtataaacaaatttaacttatttacgGTTCCAGAGCACCACGGTTTAACAGCCATGGCAGGACGGCTTGGATATGCTTGCGATAACGAGGATTGGAGTAGAGCAAAGTCTTGAAATCGTTGCTCTCACTGGAGTCACTAAGAAAGTGGTCAACCGAGGCATCTTCAGTGGGATCCAGTAAAATGCCGCTCATTACACTTGTTGCAGTCATATAGCCTGCAAGtagtttgaaataaaattgattaatataaaattaaagaattgatACAGATGAGGTACTAACCCCAAAGGCCATGTTTGAAGAGCGATAGGTGAATGTCACGAAGAGTGGGTATAGTTTTTGGATACTTGAGTAGTTTTAGATGTTGTGTAAGGTTTTCGTGATAAAACTTGATGTAATAGTCAAATTTTGTCAGTTTATCCTCGAACTTGGTCGATGACAGCAAGAAATAGTACAAATCTTGAGCTACAGTTCCATATTTGGGCAGTTGAAAGTCCACCAAATAAATCTCTTTGATTTTCCCAAAAGAATCATGAGAATACATCATGTTGTTACTCCAAAAATCACCATGATTAAGtacattaaattcatttggaTCGACCTTAACCAATTTAAGGACTTCatcattaaatttgagttGAAGAGCTTTCTAATTTAAATCACAGAAAAGAAATGgatattttttagtattaCAATCGATTAAATGAATTCTAGAAGAGACTCACCACTTGCTCAATGTATTCCTCATTGCCCTCATACGTCGCACAGCacttaacaaaattctgtcccaattgtttgtttacctCGACCATCATAGCGCGGTTCTCCTCCttataaaatccaaaaataagaTGATCTGGATAGGCCCCTTTTGTGGCCACACGCACAGCGGAGGCTGCATGCCATTGGGACAACTTTCGCAATGCCGATTCAGTATGAACCTGATCCAGACCTTCTATTCGATTGCTGTTCTTGAAACCCTTGGGAGCCAGATCCTCCAGAAGTATATATTCAGTTGTAGCACCCTTCAATTCATAGATCTGGGCACCAAATTTCACCTCCACGCCGGCATCGCGATACAATTGTTCCATCTCAGGAACAACTGTCTTATACATACTACGCTCCGCAGTAAATATATCATTTTCCATCTTTTGAAACATTTCCAGTTGATGTGGAACCTTCAGCATATAAGATACAGACTTTTCCTTTCCATCTACAGAAGATTGTGGGTTAGCTGAATCTACAATTCAGTATATAAAGTCACTTACCCTCCAGTTCAACATCTATAGTGACTCTCAGCATGATCGTTGCATAGTTTTCGCCTGTTGCCGATCCGCTGTTGGTCTTAAAGCTCTTGATTTTCGAGAATCCCTTGACAGACTCTTTCAACACATCTAAAAAGAGCTCAGCCTGCACCCAATTGGGCACTTTGCTGGCAGGTGAATCTATTTTTGCCTCGGTCTccataataatttaagaaatcaaaaatttaaataaaattaacaacactcgtgctttctatttaaatagttGGCTGGTTGGTTTGACGTGCTATTCGCGATTGTCAACTAGCTTCTAATGGCTCTCCAGCTTTTTCAGCtctagaaattaaatttcaaatgaaaaaagcttttaaagttCTCTCAGAGTTAGCTTTCTAGCGTTATGCTTCAAAAAGCTTACTGTCTCTTAGTCTGTCTCTTATGTGATTCGCAGAGAAATTGTTAGATATGTTGGGTGTGTAAGCTgggttatttaaaaactttacttaGAGAATCTACAAATTAAGATAGCTCCAGTCTACTGAAAATCgctgtttaaaaatttcatcattAGCAAAGTTACATTTGCTGcagtttcaaaataatttaaaatgcactgcaattttacttaattcactcttcattttgaaaatggaATATATATTCCATCCTTCCcccaacaataaaaatcagttttcctgttttcaaaatcattttaatgctTATAACACTTGAACATATTTATCTTATCGTTATTAAACTATTAGTTTCGCTATTGAACTTATCAAGTATGACGCATCAGAACTGATAATGATAAAAACTTATCAACAATATACTTGTGTAcctgaaaatatgaaattcatTGTGAATGTTAAAGATCTTCCAAAACACCACGATTTAATAACCAGGGCATGATGATACTTATATGCTTCTGATATCGAGGATTGGAGTAAAGCATCGTCTTGAATTCGTTGCCCTCAGCTGAGTTACTaataaagttttccatacaaGCATTTTCTGTGGGATCTACCAGAACTGCGCTCATGACACCTGTTGCGGTAATGTACGCTGCGAACAAACAAAAAGGTAATCAAATATAAAGCCATTAAGAAACGTTCCCTTCTTACCCCAGAAACCATATTTGATAagtaaaatatgaatttgtcTTAGAGTTGGCAATGCATTTGCATACTTCAGAAGTTTCAGATGTTCCACAAGATTTTCATGATAGAACTTGACATAATAATCAAACTTATTCACCTTATCCTCTAACTTGGTGGATGTCATCAAAAAATAGTACAAATCCTGGGCTACACTTCCGTACTTTGGAATCTGGAAATCtaccatatatatatcttttatgTTTCCAAATGAATCATGTGAAAACATCATATTGTTACTCCAGAAGTCGCCATGATTTAATACATTGATGTCAGAGATATCTAGTTCGGACATTTTAATAACCTGATCGGTGACCTTGGATTCTACCGCTTTCTAAACGATAGGTAAAACAGAGATAATCTAGAAGTCTGCTTAAGGAGTGCGATATACACTTACCACTTGCTCGATGTATTCCTCGTTACCCTCGAATTTTGCACagcatttcaaaaaattatcttgTAGCCCTTTATTCATCTCTGTTATCATCGGACGGTTTTTCTCCGTAAAAAATCCAGCAATATAATTATCTGGATATGGTCCTTTAGTTGCCACGCGCACAACGGAGGCTGCATGCCATTGGGACAACTTTCGTAGTGCTGATTCAGTGTGAGCCTGGTCCAGTCCTTCTATCCGATTCATGTTCTTAAATCCCTGGGGAGTCAGATCCTCCAGGAGGACATATTCCGTCCTGGCATCCTTCAGTTTATATGACTTAGCGCCAAATTTGACCTCAACTCCGACATCACGGTACATTTGCTCCATTTCGGGAATAGTTGCATCATACACATTGCGCTCTACCTCAAAGATATTATTATGCTCCAACATTTGTCGATACATTTCCGACTGATGCGGAAGTTTTAACATAAAGGAAACAGATTTGTCTTTGCCATCTAAAAATTCGTATAGTTGTTTGTAACAGATAAATAACTTCATGACGATAACAATGACCAAATTACCTTCCAGTTCAACTTCTATATTCACTCTCAGCATGATCGTCGCATAGTTTTCACCTGCTGACGTTCCGCTGTTGGCCTTGAAGTCCTTGATTTTAGAGAACCCTTTAACAGATTCTTTTAACACATCTAAAAAGAGATCGGCCTGCACCCAATCGGGCACTTTGCTGGCAGGTGAATCTATGTTTGCTTCATTCtccataataatttaataaatggaaaataatataatttataattgacCGTTTGGTGTTGATGTGCTTCTTGTAGTCGTCAACTGGCTTCTAATGGTTCTCCAGCTTTTTCAGCTTTATAAACCTAGATACATATGAAAAGCTCAATTGCAATATGCTCTTCAGAGCTTACTGTCTCTTATTCTATCTGTTTCATCATTAATGAGCTTTGCACACGAAGAGAATTTGTTGGACTtcagcttttaattaaatttttaaaaaaatttacatattattgTAGTTTTTGTCTGCTAACACT
The genomic region above belongs to Drosophila innubila isolate TH190305 chromosome 3R unlocalized genomic scaffold, UK_Dinn_1.0 2_E_3R, whole genome shotgun sequence and contains:
- the LOC117792520 gene encoding uncharacterized protein LOC117792520; amino-acid sequence: METEAKIDSPASKVPNWVQAELFLDVLKESVKGFSKIKSFKTNSGSATGENYATIMLRVTIDVELEDGKEKSVSYMLKVPHQLEMFQKMENDIFTAERSMYKTVVPEMEQLYRDAGVEVKFGAQIYELKGATTEYILLEDLAPKGFKNSNRIEGLDQVHTESALRKLSQWHAASAVRVATKGAYPDHLIFGFYKEENRAMMVEVNKQLGQNFVKCCATYEGNEEYIEQVKALQLKFNDEVLKLVKVDPNEFNVLNHGDFWSNNMMYSHDSFGKIKEIYLVDFQLPKYGTVAQDLYYFLLSSTKFEDKLTKFDYYIKFYHENLTQHLKLLKYPKTIPTLRDIHLSLFKHGLWGYMTATSVMSGILLDPTEDASVDHFLSDSSESNDFKTLLYSNPRYRKHIQAVLPWLLNRGALEP
- the LOC117792519 gene encoding uncharacterized protein LOC117792519, with product MENEANIDSPASKVPDWVQADLFLDVLKESVKGFSKIKDFKANSGTSAGENYATIMLRVNIEVELEDGKDKSVSFMLKLPHQSEMYRQMLEHNNIFEVERNVYDATIPEMEQMYRDVGVEVKFGAKSYKLKDARTEYVLLEDLTPQGFKNMNRIEGLDQAHTESALRKLSQWHAASVVRVATKGPYPDNYIAGFFTEKNRPMITEMNKGLQDNFLKCCAKFEGNEEYIEQVKAVESKVTDQVIKMSELDISDINVLNHGDFWSNNMMFSHDSFGNIKDIYMVDFQIPKYGSVAQDLYYFLMTSTKLEDKVNKFDYYVKFYHENLVEHLKLLKYANALPTLRQIHILLIKYGFWAYITATGVMSAVLVDPTENACMENFISNSAEGNEFKTMLYSNPRYQKHISIIMPWLLNRGVLEDL